Genomic DNA from Babylonia areolata isolate BAREFJ2019XMU chromosome 9, ASM4173473v1, whole genome shotgun sequence:
GCCGGGTTGGAGCCTGGGATCCGGCAGGCCGTGTGGCAGATGCGTCCGCACTGGTCGTGAGCCCTGAGGATCACCTGGcggggaaagaggggaaagagagtgtgtaacagctggtgttggtgttcggtggtggtagtggtggtggtgatggcggtggtggtagtggtggtggtggtggtgatggtatttgtatttctttttatcacaacatatttctctgtgtgaaattcgggctgctctccccagggagagcgcgtcgctatactacagcgccacccatttttttttttttttttttttttgtattttttcctgcgtgcagttttatttgtttttcctatcgaagcggatttttctacagaattttgccaggaacaacccttttgttgccgtgggttcttttacgtgcgctaaatgcatgctgcacacgggacctcggtttatcgtctcatccgaatgactagcgtccagaccaccactaaaagtctagtggagggtgagaaaatatcggcggcttaaccatgattcgaaccagcgcgctcagattctctcgcttcctaggcggacgcgttaccgctaggccatcgctccggtggtgatcgtggtggtggtggcgatagtggtagtggtgatggtggtggtggtgtggtggtgatggtggtagtggtgatggtggtagtggtggtggtgatggcggtggtggtagtgatggtggtgatgatggtgatggtggtggtggtggtggtgatagtggtaggtggtgatggtggtagtggtggtggtggtgatggtggtgatcgtggtggtggtgatgatagtggtggtggtggtggtggtagaggtggtggtggtggtggtgatggtggtagtggtggtggtgatggtggtggtggtggtggtataggtggtattggtggtggtggtggtattggtggtggtggtgatggtggtggtggtggttgtggtgatggtggtggtggtggtgttattgttgttgtttttacggatgttgttgttttataatagCTGTGGATTGCAATTTCGTTCTTAACCCAACAATGCATtaccataattataaacatatTAATGATCCTAAAGCGAAAGAAATAGTACAGAACATGGTAGAAAGATTAGATTTGAATGTCATTTGGGGGGAATTAAAACAAGACTGCGGCTTTCGTTACACATCGAGAAGAAACTAATCCTTTCCAACAGGCTAGATTAGATTTCTtcgtgtttttggtgggttttttgttgggtttttttttttcggacacTGTAGCATCATTGATAGTTGATACGGATACAGAATAGATCATTCAGTCATTTCGGTGAAACCGAAAATCAGCGAGAATGTAAAACGCGATACCTTcccaatctctcggccaagaagacCGCTTTAGGATAGACCGCGTTAAGAAGATCCCCAAAGCCAACTTgccaccaaggctgcagtacgaagagccagtgcaatcttgtctcctggtttgagagtcggTCTTTctcaaaagaccaagctgtaaacgagtccccattgcagtggagaaatcattgatcatacaactctcatcTTTTGCTGTTGGTCAAACTGTTAGCTTACGTAAATCTCCAATATAAGCCcttgaagcggtgactagtttttattgtacgttttttttttttaaccctggaCTTGAAGTAAGTGGTAACATGGCGATATCCCTGAGAAcactataatttgatttgatttcatctgATATAAGCCGACCTTCGAGAATAAAAAATCACGTTTACAccaacaaagaatgaaaagaaggaaataaaagaaagaaaaacttttggaaaagaaagaaagaaagaatgaaagaaaaaataaagaaaagaaaaaaaagaacgaaaaaagacaaaaataaagaagaaaagaaaaacacgaagaaagaGAAAccaagaaaggcagaaaagaaagacataaacaaagaaagaaactgagaaaagaaagaaaagaacggacCTCCGTGACTCCCTTGGGGCCGGGGTCCTTGACAGCGACGTAGGTGACCCCGATGGAGGTGGCCAGGCGCTGGTCGATGATGGCCGACTCCTTGTAGCTGCCGTCGTAGTTGACGCCCATGGAGGTGACGAAGATCCGCCCCACGCCGTCCTTATTCTCACACTGCTCGTAGGCCCTGGGCTGGGTGGTCTGCTTCTTGATGTACCTGCCAGGGATGTAGgaattcgtttgttgttgttttgatgattGTTTtgatgttatcatcattgttatcttatttatttatttatttatctatttattattatttattattattagtagtagtactaccttttttttcctttttttttgtgtgtaagcttatctattatttattcaccttttttttacatcataattattatttatttatttgtgtaagcttatctattatttatttaccttttttttcttttttttcccccaaggcctgactaagcgcgttgggttacgctgctggtcaggcatctgcttggcagatgtggtgtagcgtatatggatttgtccgaacgcagtgacgcctccttgagctactgaaactgaaactgaaactgttgttgttttctgtctttgaaaTTGTGTCATCACGATGTCTTTCTTGCTAACTATCGgaatttgcttttgttgttgttgttgtttttgaattatGATCATGACGTCCTTCTTGCTAACAAtcggtatttgtttttgttttttctgtctttgataTTGTCATCATGTCGTCCTTCTTGCTAATAATcggtatttgctttttttttctgtctttgataTTGTCATCGTGTCCTTCTTGCTAATGAttacaaacaatcaaacaaacaaacaaacaaaaatcccatgGTGGACATGTCACTCTCCCAAACAACTCAGATTCCCAACCAGATAGATAATATTCTTCTGAAGAACCGGAACAGGTCTGGCattaacaggggaaaaaaacacaccctttcaccgccagtgagtttagagtgcaaaattcccttgtgctataaacacagaaaatatggtgtctaagaataactggggattcctcctgtgatgtgtagaaaatgtggcctatccttccaccgaacataaagagcagaaggttcatggatgacagacctatgatctggtcacccttcagtgacatgggtcctccctCTAAATgccagtttggcagtgaaagggttaaagattaaaaaaaaaaaaaaaataaagtattttttttttaaatgacacttCCAAGAACTGGCTTTAGCAGTGATCACCACTTTGCCATGGGGAACTTTAATGTGCGGTTGAGGATTTAACAACAATAGAGGGAAAAAACGACCATCTCAAGTTCCATTTCGACAAACTGACGGGTCTTGAAACATTGAACCATTGCATGCAGGCATGGGAGGAAAATTCGTCCCACTTATACTGCGTGAAAAATACATTGAAGCCCTCGCAAACAGCTCAAACCTGTGGTGTAAGAATTGGTTTAAGTTTCTGTGCTTTGATCACAAACTTCAGATCGAAACAGGTGTAAAGAAAATACGGAACTGAAGGGCATGAACGGTTTCACAAAGAATGCGCCACGGGTGTTATTGGTGAAAGATATTTACAATTTTTGAATGTTCAAaaccagtgaaacacacacacacacacacacacacacacacacacacacacacacacacacacacacacaatctctctgtctctctgtctctgtctctctctctcagacacacacacacacacacacacacacacacacacacacacacacacacacacacaatctctctctctccctctatctcacacacacacacacacacacacacacacacacgatatcatTAGTgttacggaatcaagagacaagcaaattgcaaaaatacctactttttcaccagtccctgaatgggagcagtgtaaagctacctttgacatggattatacagatttatccaagaaccagtcaccatttttgttaaaacctgaagtgctctcccatatagaaaatcaatattctaattatctaaaaatatacacagacggatctgttctagaagatggtaattcaggagcggcttttgtaattccttcatttagattagaaaaattatactatattggtagacaatattccattttcacagctgaacttatagccatacttatggccttaaattatatttcagacattccgaaaactgtcagtgaaattctattatgtgtagactcgaagtcagtattaaaagctatagaatctccaaattcaaagaagcgaatagagatgacaatggaaataaaacatattattcaccaactgacaaaacagggcattaaattaactttctgttgggtaccttcgcactgtggaatatcttcaaatgagtgggtagaccaagcagctagaagagcagcacgtaatttcgaaggcgcaatacaacttgacatccagttagatctacatgaatacattagttgtatagaaaatgtctctagaaatcgatttaagaaattacttatagattcaaataatcaatattaccaatgttgtgtaaacacaaagaatgcagctaatcccaaacattttctaaatttgacaccagcagcacattcaagacaaattacaagtctaatgtacagaattcgtttaaatgcctttcgtacaaaattttctaaaaatataaaatgtatatgcggtaagcaaataactgtaagtcatctactcattcattgtccgagcataagaccgttaattcctaaagatgtagttgatgacttttcttccaatatttcattagccactgaaaagattttgaatgattattcattgcttagaatgttttcggaaattttaaactccagtccagttggtatcctcctttgatgtgttataattaatgttgttatttatatttacattgttataggttaatacttgttgatatgcatatacatattctccttcccatgacacctcattcaatacacaccacaatctctttagacctttttcttataatatacttttcctctgttacataacatgaatttttttttttttttttttttttttttttaacactaatattcacatgcattccctttcctttatccacttctttactcctttccgtctaaaaacacttatagtgaatagacgttaaactgaagataaaacacacacacacacacacaatctctctctctccctctatctcacacacacacacacacacacacacacacacacacacacacacacacacaatctctctctccctctctctctctctctctctctctctctctcacacactctctctctctcacacaattctctctctctctcatcccctgcaGCCCCATGCCCCACCTACATcccaacccacctacccacacacagacaaaaagagtgTAACCACATAGCAGtcgcaacaacaagaacgaggatgataaaaaaagaagataaaataaataaatgactaatgagaagaagaagaagaagaagaagaagaagaagaagaagaagaagcacaccaccaacaccaccaccaacaccaacaacaacctatTCCTTACACGTTAGTGGCGCTGTAACCCGAAGGCTCGTAGATGTCGTTGCCCTTGGAGATCTTCCCGTTGCTGACGGGGTACGACTGGTAGTCGTGGAACTCTGGAGGCCTCTGCGCCACGATCTTCACGGGCATCCACACCCACTGGTTCACGTCGCACACCCCGTCGACGCAGAAGCTGTTCTGGCACGCCTGGGGCTTCGGCGACGGGcagggctgaggaggaggaggaggaggagggttggggccgggcacgggcacgggcacCGGAGGTTGCCTGGGGTCGATGGGCACGCAGCGAGCCACGGTGACGTTGCACCAGAGGTACTTGGAGCCGCAGTCGGGGTTCCTCCTGGAGCACTCCGGGGAGGGCTGGTACTCGTAGCTCTCACGCAGGGTGTCCAGGTAGCCCTCGGCCTGGGTCAGGTTGCCGAAGCCCATCGGAGCGTTCGGGAGGTGGTAGTCGCTGATCTCGCCGCCTGTCGGGTACCTCTCCGGGTCCAGGCCGTTGTTCCTCATCTGCCGCAGTtcgggaaggaaagaaaagataataataatgatgatgataataataataattattattattatataaaaagaataaataaattaattgattgattgattaatcaattaatcaatcaattataagaagaataatcatgataacaataagaataattgtgattatgattatgattaaaaTGATAAGAACAATGCCTGGTTAAAAACCCTAGTCAGCTAATCACATTTACTTGGGTATTTGGATACATttcgaacagcaacaacaacaacaacaacgatgatgatgacatcgacgagaagaagaagactatgtaATTCTTCCTGGTTTCGACTCTCAGCTGCCATTTATAGAGTCcttaagggtgtgggttcgaatcccgctctcgccctttctcccaagtttgactggaaaatcaaactgagcgtctagtcattcggatgatgagacgataaaccaaggtctcgtgtgcagcacgcacttggcgcactgataaagaacccaatGCAACCATAGTGTTGTCCTGAGTGTTGAAGAAATCcatactgataggtacacaaatatatatatatatatatatacatatgcatgcactcaaggcctgactaagcgcgtagggttatgctgctggtcaggcatctgcctagcagatgtggtttagcgtatatagatttgtccgaaagcagttacgcctccttgagaaactgaaaccataaCGAGAAGAAGTATCTTCAATCACACGTAcgtaattcctcctcctcttcctcctcctcctcctcctactcctcaccTTGTTTCTGAACATGTCCCAGATGTAGTCGACGAAGGCGTGGTGCAGAAAGAAGATGATATCGAAGGCGGCGGTGTCCAGTCTCTCCATGGCACCCCCCACGAAAACGTGGGCCCCCCCGTGCTGAATCTCCAGGCTGTACTGAGGGTCCTCAGAAGGACTCAGAATCTCCTCGTAGGTGTTGCGGGACATGATGGCTTCGATGCCCTCCCTCGTGAACGGCTGGCCGTCTCGGTTCACGGAGCGCCTgtagccgccaccaccaccacacgtgaTTGGTggcgttatttatttatttatctatttatctatctatatatatatatctatatctatttatctattcaacaGCAACAGtttacaacagcaataacaacaacgacaataataataagaacaagaacaaggagaagacgaattaatagtaacaacaacaacaacaacaacaacaacaataataataataataataatgagatgaacaaaaacaagaagaagacgaattcacagtattgataatgataataataacaataatgataacaatgataataataacaacaaccataatgataatactgataacaacaacaacaacaataacatgataataataataataatgattttatagtagtagtaggaggaggaggaacagtagtagtagtagtaatagtagtagtagtagtccccTAAAAAGCAGAAATctcaatgtagtagtagtagcagtagtagtagtagctcaaAGCACGTTAATGATGTTCAGATGACATAATCAAAAGATACGGCTTATAATTAagcaacagcacaccacactaccccacaccacaccataccacacaacacaccacaccacaacacagcacaacacaacacaccacactacaccacacaccacacctcatcacaccacaccacaccaccacacacacaccacaccataccacacaacacaccacaccacaacacagcacaacacaacacacacaccacactacaccacaccacaacacaccacacctcatcacaccacaccaaccacatcacaccacacaacacaccacaccacaccacaccataccacacaccacaccacaacacaccacaccacaacacaccacaacacaacacaccacactacaccacaccacaccacaccacaccacaccacaccacatcacaccacaccacacaacacaacacattactcaCGTGAGCGTCATGCCCTCGGGAGTCCTCCAATTGGCGAAGGCCCCGTGAACCACCTCGCCGTCCCAGCTGCCAAAGAAGTCCCCGGACCAGACATAGGAGTCTGAGGGGTTGGGCAGGGCAGAATCCATGCTGGAGTCCCAGTAAGGGAGGCACACGCTGGGGTCCACATCCTGAAGGGCCGCTTCGAACCTGGGgagtaatgacaatgacaacagcaatcatgatgatgatgatgatattgatagtaatgatgatgatgatgatgatgacaagaagaagaagaatagtgatgataatgatcatgatgaacaacacctacaacaaaaacaccaccaccaacaccaacaacaaaaacaccaccaccaccaacatcaccaccaacaccaacaacagcaatgacaaaagcaccattaccaacaccaacaatatcaacaccaccagcaacgctccaccaccaccaccaacaacaacaacaacaacaacaacgacaaaaacatcaccaccaacaacaatagcgacaacaacaccaccaacaacaaaaaacaccaacaccaacaccagcaacaactccaccaacaacaactccaccaccaccaccacccaaaacaacaacaacaacaacaacaacaacaacaaagacaacaccaccactaccaactcaCAGCATGAGGTAGACGGAGTGCCAGCCAGGGAAGCCATAACCGCCGTGGGCCACAAAGGTGGCTACCCCGGTGTGGAACAGTGCCAGGGCATCGTACTTGTTGGGCTCCACCGTCTGGGGAGATATAATAGAcgaaagacgatgatgatgatgatgataataataataataataataataataataataataataataataataataataataaagacgatgatgatgatgataataataataataataataataatggtggctACCCCGGTGTGGAACAGTGTCAGGGCATCGTACTTGTTGGGCTCCACCGTCTGGGGAGATATAGCAAtaataagaatagtaataataataatgataataataaagacgataataatgataataataataataaagacgacgacgatgatgatgataataataataataataataataataataatggtggctACCCCGGTGTGGAACAGTGCCAGGGCATCGTACTTGTTGGGCTCCACCGTCTGGGGAGATATagcaataataagaagaataataataatagtaataataataatgataataataaagacgataataatgataataataataataaagacgacgacgacgatgatgatgatgatgatgatgatgataataataataataataataataataataatggtggctACACCAGGGTGGAACAGTGTCAGCGTACTTGTTGTGCTCTACCGTCTGGGGAgatatagcaataataatgatgataagaagaagaagaaggaggaggaggaggagaggaggaagaaaaagaagaagaagaagaagaagaacaacaacaacaacaaaaagaagggggagaaggagaagacgaataataatgatgagattctccttcatcatcatcaccgtcatcaacgTGTTATTCATCAGTGAATAAGGAAGTTAATGGGtaaataaatggatggatggatggatggatggaaatgtCAAAGTGAACATTCAAAagacacaaccaacacaacacaaccacaaccacaaccacaactacaaccgCAATACAACctcaacacaaccacaacaacacaaccacaactgactacaacaacacaaccacgacaacacaactacaacaaccataaccgcaacaacaacaaaaacacacagacgccACCACACGCTCCtgacaaggaagaaaaacaacaacaaaacaaccaaaaacaaaaacaaacaagagaggcaaggccttcaaggctcacgtgtgataaattaagtcccctagcattaattacagagtaatttcccttttttactatctgcaccaaaacgtttgcaaaataaataaaaattccatgcttagcaaaagaagttcctgtttgaacaaaaaatgataataatgactcctcttgttgttgtgtcagaataagaggtcaaagtgccaagtttagagaatacaaaaaatataaatataacagtaaatgcagtttgcatataattaggcttcttttttattttttgtgcccatcccagaggtgcaatattgttttaaacaagatgactggaaagaactgaatttttcctatttttatgccaaatttggtgtcaactgacgaagtatttgcagagaaaatgtcaatgttaaagtttaccacggacacacagacacagacacacacacacacacacacacacacacacacacacacacacacagacaaccgaacaccgggttaaaacatactcactttgtttacacaagtgagtcaaaaacaacaataaaacaaccaaaaacaaaacaaaacaaaacaaaaaatacaacaaaaaacaaaacaaaacaaaacaaaaaacccacagtgTCTCTCTTGAGCGTGTTGACAGCCTCGTGGAAGCGGCGCCGTTCCTCATCTGTGAGCATACGGTACTCCTTCCTGATGCATCGGGCGGCTTGCCGCTTGCCCCGGAACCCGCCAGCCTTGGTGTATGGCTCCACTTTCTTGTACAGCTCGCGGTAGTATCTATCAAGAGGGTAAACAATCACTTAAAAAAACCACTTCAGtgccagagggggtgggggtgagggcgggggggacgggggggtggggaacagtagaacgtggtgtttcaggtcataaaacattatccaaaacgaTAAGCCTAAAACAGAAAAATTATGGTCTGGAAATATATCACTCGAGATAAACTGTgtcaattttcagccttccaagAGCTATTTCCCCtgtttctgatgacgtcattagTGACGTCGCAATGCACGTACGTTATACGTTTATGCAGTCAGGGGTTTCAAAAGGGTTAATTGATAAAGGTCCCACATAGTCTTTTATACGGCCAACGGGGGAGTCAAGGGGGTAAAAATCAGTGAATTAAAAGGGTTAATCAACAAAGGCACCATTCACAGCCTTTTTACGGTCAACGCGGGGAGTCAATAGggtaaaaatcacaaaaaaaggagaaaaaaaaaggttcattaatAGAGGTCCCACTTAGCCTTTTTctacggccat
This window encodes:
- the LOC143285427 gene encoding uncharacterized protein LOC143285427, whose product is MDRSSPRLLSPSSCFYTTTTLLLLLGTLYSLYPSADARLRALPLPRQLKDCYLRAQNYSVQNYVGGLYCWYCETPVRAYVKGSPTPLKPPQYAYYRELYKKVEPYTKAGGFRGKRQAARCIRKEYRMLTDEERRRFHEAVNTLKRDTTVEPNKYDALALFHTGVATFVAHGGYGFPGWHSVYLMLFEAALQDVDPSVCLPYWDSSMDSALPNPSDSYVWSGDFFGSWDGEVVHGAFANWRTPEGMTLTRSVNRDGQPFTREGIEAIMSRNTYEEILSPSEDPQYSLEIQHGGAHVFVGGAMERLDTAAFDIIFFLHHAFVDYIWDMFRNKMRNNGLDPERYPTGGEISDYHLPNAPMGFGNLTQAEGYLDTLRESYEYQPSPECSRRNPDCGSKYLWCNVTVARCVPIDPRQPPVPVPVPGPNPPPPPPPQPCPSPKPQACQNSFCVDGVCDVNQWVWMPVKIVAQRPPEFHDYQSYPVSNGKISKGNDIYEPSGYSATNVYIKKQTTQPRAYEQCENKDGVGRIFVTSMGVNYDGSYKESAIIDQRLATSIGVTYVAVKDPGPKGVTEVILRAHDQCGRICHTACRIPGSNPARYEACSGVVEVTSQYPRQYGQTYARATLDVYDYASNSDCPSFTTEDFFLTFYCDYRDHLPWVERAANPITGPQAPRTSPVVHRPSNSNQCRLSSECVINQKCFTDPRSSSPRQCDTYMEAHACDGNCGRYAVCIYGFYWPRYCPSGMYFDEVKGICVRGPCPSSPHSSSRGGGGGGFGAGGFTRPRDPVAVDQTPTAVSFGSGGYYGRLLNRFKFGRGK